Genomic DNA from Candidatus Koribacter versatilis Ellin345:
CCATTTGCTCCGACTTCGATGGTCGAAGGCTGCAGGCCGGCCCACGCGGTGAAGTCGGGAAGCGAAAGATAAACGCGGCTATCTTCATCCGCTCCGGTGTTGAGCGTCCCTGCGGGCGAGATCTGCAGGGCCTTGCCGTTAAAGGTCAGCGAAAACGGAGCGCCGTCGCGCGAAAGATTTTCCATCGCCCGCGCACCGACCAGGGCAGACATCGGCTTCTCGGGCCAAACCGCCACAGACCACCAGCGATTTAATTGCTTAACCCGGGCGAAGTCCGTTCCTGCAACGACGACCGGCTTCTCGTTCGCGCTCTTGGCGACAGCATAGCTGAACGGAACAGCAGTCCCGCGTCCCGCTAATGTCTTGTCCACAGTCCCGAGCGCATCTTCTGGGAGAGAACCGCCATCCCTGCCGACGATGATGATATTCGCCCCATAATTGCGGAACTCTTTCTGCAGCTTTGATTGCATGTCGACATAGATGTTCAGCATCGCGGTTGCGACCGATGCGGCGACGACCACTGCTAGCAGCGCCGCCATAGCGCTGCCTTTGCGCACGAGCGCCGCACGCATCATCATGCGCAGGAACATGCCGGAGTTGCCGCGGCGCGCCACTACGCCTCACCTCGCAGCACCATCACGGGTTCGTAACGCAGGGCTTTACGAATGGATGCCGCGCTCCCGACGAACGTCACGATTGCTGCGATCGTCAACACGACAGGGAAGAGCACAGGCGAGATCGAAACCTGTGACCCGAAGATCCAGAGTCCGATACGCCGTGCCAGCAGGGCTCCAATGCCGAAGCCGACAGCGCCGCCTATGAGAGCGAGCAGCGCCGCTTCGGTGAAGAACAGACCGGCGATTGCTGAGTTTGCTGCTCCCATGGCTTTCATCAAGCCGACTTCGCTGCGGCGTTCGAGGATCGCTGTCGCCATCGCCGCAGAAACCGCGAGTGCAGATGCGAGAAGAGCTGCGATCGTCACCAGCAACATCAGCCCTTCAATGCGCGAGAGCACATTGCCTTCGTTCTGCGATACCTGGCGGATCTCCACCGCGCGTGCTCCGGGAATTGCTTCCTGCAACTGAAACGCGATGGATTTCGCATAAGGCGAGCAAAACCAGCGATCGAAATCGGTCTTGCTCAGTGCTTTCGGGTTCCTGCGGGCAAAATCGTCTTCCGGCTTGGTCAGCGCACTGACCTGGATGTTTTTCACGACCCCTGGGCGTCCCAGTACAGCCTGCGCCAAGGTCATCGGCGCGATGATCTGGTTATCTTCCGCCCCGCCGGTATTCAATACACCGGAAACCTGTAGGGAACGAGCGCCAATATCAACGTGATCCCCGTCTTTTACTCCGAGTGAGTTGGCCAGCGTCGCTCCGACGAGTACATCGCTTGAATCGTCTTTGGGCCATTCGCCCGCGACCTTCCACCACGGCGATATCTTGCGCACGCCGGTGGTGAAATCTTCTTTGCCGTAGCGAAGTTGCTTCTCGAAATACGTGCCGACGAGATCGGCTCGCGCGCCGTTGGAGAGCGTTACTGGCACCGGAAGAAACGGCGCGAAACCCTGGATATTGTTTCTCCAGAAGATGCCCTTGATCTCGGGGAGATCTTTTTCGGCGAGATATGCGCCGTCGTTTACCGGCTTCAGATCTACGCCGCCGATGCGCACTTCCAACGTGTCGGCCTGCGGGGTGACCGCGATATTCGCGCCGTAGCTGCGCAGTTCGCGATTGATCTTGTCGCCGATGTCGGTGGCCACAGCGATCATCGCAGTCGCCACGGTTACGCCTAACGCAATCGACACCCCCGCGAGCAACTTGCGCCGCTGCTGCCGTCGAAACGACTGGTAAACAAGCCGAAGGAACATTGCCTATTTCTTCTGGAAGAGGTGCAGGCCGCCGTTCACATCGGCTGCCGTCAGGATCACCGAATCTGTCGTTGTTACCGACTTCAGCGGAACCGGGTTGCATCCGCCCGACGTCCCTACCGACTGCGGATTAATTGGCGCTGCGCAGTTCTTGCACGTCAGTCCCTGCTGCGATTCGTAGAAGCCAACCGGGCCGCAGATCTCGCAGGCATCAAAGACGGTCGCGATCTTGCCATCTGGCTTCTGGTAAAGCAAGAAGCGCACTTCGGTTCCGCCAATGGTCGTCTCGTAGCGGTGCAGGTGTCCATCGGCCACCTGGGAGAGCGGAATCGTCGCCTTGCCATCAGTGAAATTGACCAAAGTCGCAGGCGACAGGGCAGAGGCGCTTTTCGCATAGATGAACTGTGCCGTCACCATGATGATGAAGACGAACGAGCAGATGTAGAGAGCCGAAGCCCAGAAGCGCTCGCGACGCGCCGTCCATTCCGCCTTGCGTCGTTCGGCAGCGTTGGCGTTCTGAACGACTGCGGCTGCGCGGTGACGGTATTCGAAGAGCACCATCATCGCAGCGAGCACCAGGATCGTCACGAAGAAGAACATGTCGTTGCGTACGATGGGACCGATCATCGACATCTCCTGCTTACTCGATGGCAGCACGCCGTTTTCGGAGAGCTCATGCAGGCCGGAGACGACCAACTGGAACGCAACAAAGAACAGGATCACAGTGGTGACCTTGAAAAACTTCTGGAGATTGACCTTTACGGTCCCCCGGACAAACATCACGCCGAAAGCAACGGCTAGTGCGATTCCGATCAGGGTTCCGAGAAAGTTCAAGAGCTCAGTCGTGTTCAGGGAGACCGCGGAGAGGATTAGGACGGTCTCGACTCCCTCGCGCAGGATCATCAGGAACACGAAAAGAAACAGGCCGATTTGTGAACCGCGCGAGGTGAGGGAACCAATCTTCGTTTCAATGTCGCTCTTCATGCGGCGGCCTGTCTTCATCATGAAGACAACCATGCTGATGACGAAGACCGCGGCGACCAGCATCACCCAGCCTTCCACGATGTCGGTGTTCAGGTTCAGCCGTGAAACCACGATGGCGGTGGCAATGCTGCCGAGGACGGCAGCGCCTAACCCGCTGTAGACATACTTTTTAAGTTCGCCGCGCCCGATCTTATTGAGATAGGCGAGGGTGATGCCGATAATAAGTGCCGCTTCTACGCCTTCGCGCAGGGTTATGACGAGGGCCTCGATCATGAAAGGTGGACCCGCTTTCGGTAAATGAAAATGAATTTCATTTTCATTTAATATTATATGGCGCGCCTCCAGCCCGGTCAATGACTCGCCGTCACACGTCTGTGTGACAAGCCCAACGGCAACTCCTTGCAGTAAATGGCGTTCTCGCCCAGCCTCCATTGCGCCCTACCACCGCATCCGGAGCTCGCTTTGTTAATCTAGCCGTACGATGAAAATCGGTGTCCTTGCACTTCAGGGCGACTTCGATGCCCACCGCCAGGTGCTGGAGAGGCTTGGCGCGGATGTGGTCATGGTGCGCAAGCCGGAGCAGTTGCGCGAAATCGAGGGCCTCGTCATCCCTGGCGGCGAATCCAGCACCTTCCTAAAACTGCTTGGCGATGCCGGCTTCGAGGAGTTGAGGAAGTTCGTCACCACCAAGCCGTCCTTCGGCACCTGTGCCGGCGCGATCATGCTGGCCAAGCAGGTTGAGAACCCCGCACAGAAGGGAACGGGCGCGCTCGACATCCGGGTGCGCCGTAACGCCTACGGACGCCAGATCGAGAGCGCCATCCTCACCAGTGAATGCTCGCTGCCGGGTGGCGAGATGGAAATGGTTTACATCCGCGCGCCGCGAATCGAAGAGGTTGGGCCGGGCGTCGAGGTGCTAGCCAAGCGTGACGGGCATCCCGTTCTCGTTCGCCAAGGCAAGGTGTTGGCCGCGACCTTCCACCCCGAACTCACGGGCGACACGCGCGTCCATGAACTGTTCCTCAAAATGGTGCGCAACGGAAACTCAGGAGAAAAGTGATGGGCCTGTACGATTTGTCTGCCACGCTGAATAACGGCAAGGAAAAGAAGCTCTCCGACTACAAGGGCGAAGTGTTGCTCGTTGTGAACACGGCTAGCGAATGCGGTTTCACGCCGCAATACAAGGGTCTGCAAGAACTCTACGAGAAGTATAAGAACCAGGGCTTCGAGATCCTCGGCTTCCCCTGCGACCAGTTCGGCCACCAGGAGCCGGGCAGCGACAAAGAGATCGCTTCTTTCTGCGAGGTCAACTACGGCGTAACGTTCCCGATCTTCTCGAAGATCGAAGTGAACGGGGCGAACGAGCATCCCGTGTACAAGTTCCTTAAGTCCGAAAAAGGCGGCCTGCTCACCAACAACATCAAGTGGAACTTCACCAAGTTCTTGGTAGATAAGCAGGGCAACGTGGTGGACCGCTACGCTCCGCAGACGATCCCGGCGCGCATCGCGGCGGACGTGGAGAAGCTGTTAAGCACCTAGAAAACCACGGCCGGCAGCGAAGTTGATTCGGATTTCGCTGGAGCCTGGTTTGCCATGTAAATGATCTTGCGCCGATGGTTCTTCGTGTTGGCGACAATCCCAACGGTGCCTCCCACGGCAGTGCCAATCGCCGCGCCAGCCAGTCCTCCTATCAGGACACCTAACGGCCAAGCCCGTCCCGCGGCTATTCCGATGCTCGCTGCACCGGCGGCACCGCCCACAATCTGGCCGGTACTCAGGTACTTGTAGGGATCCACATGCTTGCCGCCAAGTTGTTCAACAACGTGGACTTGATGGCGCGAAACCTCCCGCCGGACCGTCAGTCCGTTCTGGTTCGGATCGCGAACCTTGAGGCGGAGGACGGTGTCATCCGCAGAGTGAAACAGCCCGACATACTCGTCCCCGTTCCACAACTCCACCCGGAGCACGGATTCGAACGGTATTTTCTCGACTTTGATCCAGTCACCCGAAGGCTGGGCAACGGCCGGCGCAATACCGAGGAAAATCGAAAGCAGCGCAGCGATAACAGAACGCATGGCTTGCCCTCCCAACGCTGCAAAGTAGCTCGTTTGCGTTCTAAGCAATGAACCGGTTGTGGCACTTTCCGAAGTGTCACACTCGAAAGCTCCGAGAGCCGTTCGAGAGCCGTTGATAAGTGTGTCTTTCAGAATTTCGTTATACTGGAGCGCAAGGATGTGCCTGTGAGTTCCGACCCAAAAACCTTCTATATTGAGACCTTTGGCTGCCAGATGAACTTTCACGACTCAGAAAAGGTCGTGGGAACGCT
This window encodes:
- a CDS encoding Fe-S-containing protein, with translation MIEALVITLREGVEAALIIGITLAYLNKIGRGELKKYVYSGLGAAVLGSIATAIVVSRLNLNTDIVEGWVMLVAAVFVISMVVFMMKTGRRMKSDIETKIGSLTSRGSQIGLFLFVFLMILREGVETVLILSAVSLNTTELLNFLGTLIGIALAVAFGVMFVRGTVKVNLQKFFKVTTVILFFVAFQLVVSGLHELSENGVLPSSKQEMSMIGPIVRNDMFFFVTILVLAAMMVLFEYRHRAAAVVQNANAAERRKAEWTARRERFWASALYICSFVFIIMVTAQFIYAKSASALSPATLVNFTDGKATIPLSQVADGHLHRYETTIGGTEVRFLLYQKPDGKIATVFDACEICGPVGFYESQQGLTCKNCAAPINPQSVGTSGGCNPVPLKSVTTTDSVILTAADVNGGLHLFQKK
- the pdxT gene encoding pyridoxal 5'-phosphate synthase glutaminase subunit PdxT translates to MKIGVLALQGDFDAHRQVLERLGADVVMVRKPEQLREIEGLVIPGGESSTFLKLLGDAGFEELRKFVTTKPSFGTCAGAIMLAKQVENPAQKGTGALDIRVRRNAYGRQIESAILTSECSLPGGEMEMVYIRAPRIEEVGPGVEVLAKRDGHPVLVRQGKVLAATFHPELTGDTRVHELFLKMVRNGNSGEK
- a CDS encoding ABC transporter permease, whose amino-acid sequence is MARRGNSGMFLRMMMRAALVRKGSAMAALLAVVVAASVATAMLNIYVDMQSKLQKEFRNYGANIIIVGRDGGSLPEDALGTVDKTLAGRGTAVPFSYAVAKSANEKPVVVAGTDFARVKQLNRWWSVAVWPEKPMSALVGARAMENLSRDGAPFSLTFNGKALQISPAGTLNTGADEDSRVYLSLPDFTAWAGLQPSTIEVGANGTAAEVEAIREQLVADLPAAEVKPVRQIVEAEGRVLGKARAALLASAIVIIVTAILCVVATLTAWVMEQRKNFAIMKALGASERIITGFFAAEAAALGVVGAIAGFVVGLGVAAWIARANFQAAITPRFSVLPMVLVGSVALALISALLPIGLLRRVQPATILRGE
- a CDS encoding ABC transporter permease, whose product is MFLRLVYQSFRRQQRRKLLAGVSIALGVTVATAMIAVATDIGDKINRELRSYGANIAVTPQADTLEVRIGGVDLKPVNDGAYLAEKDLPEIKGIFWRNNIQGFAPFLPVPVTLSNGARADLVGTYFEKQLRYGKEDFTTGVRKISPWWKVAGEWPKDDSSDVLVGATLANSLGVKDGDHVDIGARSLQVSGVLNTGGAEDNQIIAPMTLAQAVLGRPGVVKNIQVSALTKPEDDFARRNPKALSKTDFDRWFCSPYAKSIAFQLQEAIPGARAVEIRQVSQNEGNVLSRIEGLMLLVTIAALLASALAVSAAMATAILERRSEVGLMKAMGAANSAIAGLFFTEAALLALIGGAVGFGIGALLARRIGLWIFGSQVSISPVLFPVVLTIAAIVTFVGSAASIRKALRYEPVMVLRGEA
- a CDS encoding glutathione peroxidase — translated: MGLYDLSATLNNGKEKKLSDYKGEVLLVVNTASECGFTPQYKGLQELYEKYKNQGFEILGFPCDQFGHQEPGSDKEIASFCEVNYGVTFPIFSKIEVNGANEHPVYKFLKSEKGGLLTNNIKWNFTKFLVDKQGNVVDRYAPQTIPARIAADVEKLLST